Proteins from a single region of Polynucleobacter sp. KF022:
- a CDS encoding electron transfer flavoprotein subunit alpha/FixB family protein: protein MAALVIAEHDNQSLKAATLNTVAAALQCSPEVDVLVAGSGADAAVVAASQIAGVRKVIQIDAANLADQLAEPLAAQILSIANGYNHILAPATANGKNVLPRVAAKLDVAQLSDITKVVSIDTFERPIYAGNAIATVQSTDPVKVITVRTTGFDPVAATGGSAAIEKAAAADSKAQSSFVGRELTKSDRPELTAAKIIVSGGRGLGSGEKYQELITPLADKLGAALGASRAAVDAGYVPNDYQVGQTGKIVAPQLYIAVGISGAIQHLAGMKDSKVIVAINKDPEAPIFSVADYGLVADLNTAVPELTKALG, encoded by the coding sequence ATGGCTGCTCTTGTTATTGCTGAACACGACAATCAATCTTTAAAGGCTGCCACACTGAATACTGTAGCGGCTGCTTTGCAGTGCTCTCCAGAGGTAGATGTGCTCGTTGCTGGTAGTGGTGCTGATGCCGCAGTAGTTGCGGCATCACAAATTGCTGGTGTACGAAAGGTCATTCAAATTGATGCGGCAAATTTAGCTGATCAATTGGCTGAACCATTGGCGGCACAAATTCTCTCAATTGCAAATGGCTATAACCATATCCTTGCTCCTGCAACTGCAAATGGTAAGAACGTATTGCCTCGCGTTGCAGCCAAGCTCGATGTGGCTCAGTTATCCGACATCACTAAAGTGGTTTCAATAGATACTTTTGAGCGTCCAATTTATGCAGGTAATGCGATTGCCACTGTGCAATCTACCGATCCAGTTAAAGTGATTACTGTACGTACTACCGGTTTTGATCCAGTTGCTGCGACTGGTGGTTCAGCTGCCATTGAGAAAGCAGCGGCTGCTGATAGCAAAGCTCAATCTTCTTTTGTTGGTCGTGAGTTAACTAAATCTGATCGTCCAGAGTTAACTGCTGCCAAGATCATTGTGTCTGGTGGTCGTGGTTTAGGTTCTGGCGAGAAATATCAAGAGCTCATTACACCTTTGGCTGACAAGCTTGGTGCAGCCTTGGGCGCCTCTCGCGCAGCCGTTGATGCGGGTTATGTTCCAAATGACTACCAAGTGGGCCAAACCGGCAAGATAGTTGCACCACAGCTCTATATTGCTGTGGGTATCTCTGGTGCCATCCAGCATTTAGCTGGCATGAAAGATTCCAAAGTCATCGTCGCAATTAATAAAGATCCTGAAGCCCCAATCTTCAGTGTTGCAGATTATGGCTTGGTTGCCGATCTAAATACGGCAGTTCCAGAATTAACAAAAGCATTGGGATAA
- a CDS encoding electron transfer flavoprotein subunit beta/FixA family protein — translation MKILVAVKRVVDYNVKIRVKSDNSGVDLANVKMSMNPFDEIAVEEAVRLKEAGVATEVVVVTAGATQCQETLRTALAIGADRAILVETAPDADLQPLAVAKILKALSDKEQAQIIILGKQAIDDDSNQTGQMLASLMDIPQATFASKVVVADGKATVTREVDGGLETVALTLPAVITTDLRLNEPRYVTLPNIMKAKKKTIDIVKPEELGVDIAPRLKTIKVEEPPKRSAGVMVADVAALVEKLKNEAKVI, via the coding sequence ATGAAAATCTTAGTAGCTGTAAAGCGCGTTGTTGATTACAACGTCAAAATTCGAGTGAAGTCAGATAACTCCGGCGTAGATTTGGCTAACGTCAAAATGAGCATGAACCCCTTTGATGAAATTGCTGTTGAAGAAGCGGTGCGCTTAAAGGAAGCAGGCGTAGCAACTGAAGTGGTGGTGGTGACTGCAGGTGCCACTCAATGCCAAGAAACATTGCGTACTGCTTTAGCTATTGGCGCTGATCGCGCTATCTTGGTTGAAACAGCTCCTGATGCCGACTTGCAGCCTTTGGCGGTTGCAAAGATTCTCAAGGCACTCTCAGATAAAGAGCAAGCGCAAATCATCATTCTTGGCAAGCAAGCGATTGATGACGATAGCAATCAAACTGGTCAGATGTTGGCAAGCCTGATGGATATTCCACAAGCAACATTCGCATCTAAGGTAGTTGTGGCTGACGGTAAAGCTACCGTGACACGCGAAGTGGATGGCGGTTTAGAGACGGTTGCTCTCACCTTGCCTGCAGTCATTACTACTGACTTACGTTTGAATGAACCACGTTATGTCACTTTGCCAAACATTATGAAGGCTAAGAAAAAGACAATCGATATTGTGAAGCCTGAAGAGTTGGGTGTTGATATTGCCCCACGTCTGAAAACAATCAAAGTTGAAGAGCCGCCTAAGCGTAGCGCAGGTGTGATGGTTGCCGATGTGGCAGCCTTGGTAGAAAAACTTAAAAATGAAGCGAAGGTGATCTAA
- a CDS encoding acyl-CoA synthetase, translating into MVNIYEQGLDRNPANYTPITPLLFLERSAEIYPNKTAIIHGKLRQTWQQTYERCRRLASALQKHGIGLGDTVAVMLPNTPPMVEAHFGIPMAGAVLNALNTRLDAESIAFMLNHGEAKVVIVDPEFSAVMKKALEIAKKESGRELLVIDVEEKEFDVPGEKLGRLTYESLLSEGDPNFAWQVPADEWQAICLNYTSGTTGNPKGVVYHHRGAAINAVSNVLDWDINKHPVYLWTLPMFHCNGWCFPWTIAARAGVNVCLRRVDAQHIFAAIKEHGVTHYCAAPIVHNLLVNASDELKAGVPAGVKGLIAGAAPPASIIEGMEKLGFDLTHVYGLTEVYGPASVCVKQDEWNDLDIGERARLNARQGVRYHMQQAIAVLDPETMKPVPADGETMGEIMFKGNIAMKGYLKNEKATQEAFEGGWFHSGDLAVMNPDGYVKMKDRSKDIIISGGENISSVEVEDVLYRHPAVNAAAVVAKPDPKWGETPCAFLEIKPGSEVTPEEIIAHCKQHLAGFKVPRAIVFCELPKTSTGKIQKFELRKQAGSATAIDV; encoded by the coding sequence ATGGTAAATATTTATGAACAAGGCTTGGATCGCAATCCTGCCAATTACACTCCAATTACTCCGCTCCTCTTTTTAGAGCGCTCAGCAGAGATTTACCCTAATAAAACCGCCATTATTCATGGCAAGTTGCGCCAGACTTGGCAGCAAACGTACGAGCGTTGCCGTCGCTTAGCAAGCGCTTTGCAAAAGCATGGCATTGGCTTGGGCGATACGGTAGCGGTAATGTTGCCTAATACTCCTCCAATGGTAGAGGCTCACTTTGGTATTCCGATGGCGGGCGCGGTATTAAATGCTCTCAACACCCGTTTAGATGCCGAATCAATTGCCTTTATGCTCAACCACGGCGAAGCAAAAGTAGTCATCGTTGACCCTGAGTTTTCAGCTGTAATGAAGAAGGCTTTGGAGATTGCAAAAAAAGAATCAGGGCGTGAATTATTGGTAATCGATGTAGAAGAAAAAGAGTTTGATGTTCCTGGTGAGAAGTTGGGCAGGTTGACTTACGAAAGCTTACTTTCTGAAGGTGATCCCAATTTTGCGTGGCAAGTCCCGGCAGATGAGTGGCAAGCTATTTGCTTGAACTACACCTCTGGCACTACTGGTAATCCAAAAGGAGTGGTTTATCACCATCGTGGTGCTGCCATTAATGCGGTATCAAATGTGTTGGATTGGGATATCAATAAGCACCCTGTGTACTTATGGACTCTCCCTATGTTCCACTGTAATGGCTGGTGTTTCCCGTGGACCATTGCTGCTCGCGCAGGTGTAAACGTATGCTTACGTCGTGTCGATGCACAGCATATTTTTGCTGCTATTAAAGAGCATGGTGTGACTCACTATTGCGCCGCCCCAATTGTTCATAACTTGCTGGTGAATGCCTCTGATGAATTGAAGGCCGGCGTGCCTGCGGGCGTCAAAGGCTTGATTGCAGGCGCTGCGCCACCTGCATCCATTATTGAGGGCATGGAAAAGTTAGGTTTTGACTTAACTCACGTATATGGCTTGACTGAGGTTTATGGTCCGGCCTCAGTATGCGTTAAGCAAGACGAGTGGAATGATTTGGATATCGGTGAGCGTGCTCGTTTGAATGCTCGTCAAGGTGTGCGCTATCACATGCAGCAAGCAATTGCAGTGCTGGATCCAGAAACGATGAAACCAGTTCCTGCTGATGGTGAAACCATGGGCGAAATTATGTTCAAAGGTAACATCGCCATGAAGGGTTACTTGAAGAATGAAAAAGCTACTCAAGAAGCGTTTGAGGGTGGCTGGTTCCATTCAGGTGACTTAGCTGTAATGAATCCTGATGGCTACGTCAAGATGAAAGACCGTAGCAAAGACATCATTATTTCTGGTGGGGAGAATATTTCCTCTGTTGAAGTGGAAGATGTTCTCTATCGCCATCCTGCAGTGAATGCAGCTGCCGTGGTTGCTAAACCAGATCCAAAGTGGGGCGAAACCCCTTGCGCCTTCCTGGAGATTAAGCCAGGGTCAGAGGTAACTCCAGAGGAGATCATTGCCCATTGCAAGCAGCATTTGGCAGGCTTCAAGGTTCCTAGGGCGATTGTGTTCTGCGAACTACCCAAGACCTCTACTGGCAAGATTCAGAAGTTTGAGTTACGCAAGCAGGCTGGATCTGCCACTGCTATTGATGTCTAG
- a CDS encoding histone deacetylase family protein codes for MTTGYITHPDFLKHEMGSHHPECPERIQAINDQLIRSGVDRLLHHLDAPLATEEQLELVHSPDHVSFVRDRAPESGYFMLDGDTIMNPHTYRVALRAAGAAIAGVDAVMKGEVENVFCAVRPPGHHAEPTRSMGFCLFDNVAIAARYAMETYGIERVAIIDFDVHHGNGTEAAFFNDPNVLMCSFFQHPFYPYSGLDPADNMVNVPLPASTRGDVVRSIVEERWLPALRNFEPELVIISAGFDAHREDDLGQMGLVEDDYAWITKRLKEIANDYAQGRIVSCLEGGYNLSALGRSVVAHVKALADI; via the coding sequence ATGACAACAGGATACATAACTCATCCAGACTTTCTGAAACATGAGATGGGAAGCCATCATCCAGAGTGTCCAGAACGAATTCAAGCGATTAATGACCAGTTAATTCGTAGTGGTGTTGATCGCCTCCTGCATCACTTGGATGCACCATTAGCAACCGAAGAACAGCTTGAGTTAGTGCATAGCCCTGATCACGTTTCTTTTGTGAGAGATCGCGCTCCTGAGAGTGGGTATTTCATGCTCGATGGTGACACCATCATGAATCCCCATACTTATAGAGTGGCGCTCAGAGCTGCTGGTGCAGCGATTGCTGGTGTTGATGCTGTGATGAAGGGCGAAGTTGAGAATGTCTTTTGTGCGGTAAGGCCGCCAGGGCATCATGCCGAGCCAACCCGTTCAATGGGATTTTGTTTATTTGATAACGTGGCGATTGCCGCAAGATATGCCATGGAAACCTATGGCATTGAGCGCGTAGCGATTATTGATTTTGATGTGCATCACGGTAATGGTACTGAAGCTGCTTTTTTCAATGACCCTAATGTCTTGATGTGCAGCTTCTTCCAGCATCCTTTTTATCCCTACAGCGGCCTGGATCCTGCTGATAATATGGTCAATGTGCCTTTGCCTGCATCCACTCGTGGCGATGTGGTTCGCTCGATTGTGGAAGAGAGATGGTTGCCTGCTTTGCGTAACTTTGAGCCCGAGCTCGTGATTATTTCAGCAGGCTTCGATGCTCATCGTGAGGATGATCTTGGTCAGATGGGTTTAGTCGAAGATGACTATGCTTGGATCACGAAGCGCTTAAAAGAAATTGCGAATGATTATGCGCAGGGTCGCATCGTGAGCTGCCTAGAGGGAGGTTACAACCTCTCAGCATTAGGGCGAAGTGTTGTGGCTCACGTTAAGGCATTGGCAGACATTTAA
- a CDS encoding lytic murein transglycosylase, translating into MNFRISLLLLILALAGCSSTPTQPTQPIQPHQPILNQTDDAVTEARFSQNLNELLGQISQNQEIPLSALEMGLLDAKTIPSIRKLVLPPSGTFKKNWLAYRKRFIEPVRLKAGKAFWDQNQAFLSQVEQDSGVPAEIIVAIIGIETIYGRQTGNFRVKDVLSTLAFSYPETPNKPAREQLFKDQLKELILLCWTEAGGKLPSKNSSQGVNSARFSSCLNQNSSYAGAIGLPQFMPGSIRNFAIDGDGDGRIDLKNSPKDAIASVASFMKKHGWQAGMPISFPVQVNGIEAAKQLADGEPQLKFTVQELIDKGILTKQQGDLQSGGVEPQSKAFIIDLPYPDKDGTDQVQYFVGLNNFLTIVQYNRSYFYAQSVAEFAEALGYKNQSAVPVESLSKNVGAKAATEKSKAKKSSQKKKAKST; encoded by the coding sequence ATGAACTTTCGCATCTCCCTCTTACTCTTAATTCTTGCTCTGGCGGGCTGTTCCAGCACCCCCACACAGCCTACACAGCCTATACAGCCACACCAGCCTATCCTAAACCAGACTGATGATGCAGTCACTGAAGCGCGTTTTAGTCAAAACCTCAACGAATTACTGGGGCAGATCTCGCAAAACCAAGAAATACCGCTTTCAGCACTAGAAATGGGCCTCCTTGATGCTAAAACGATTCCCTCGATTCGCAAATTGGTATTACCCCCATCGGGAACCTTCAAGAAAAATTGGCTGGCTTACCGGAAGCGCTTTATTGAGCCAGTCCGCCTCAAGGCTGGCAAGGCATTTTGGGACCAAAATCAGGCCTTTTTGAGTCAAGTCGAGCAAGACTCAGGGGTGCCTGCAGAAATTATTGTGGCCATTATTGGAATCGAAACTATCTATGGGCGCCAAACCGGTAACTTCAGGGTGAAAGACGTACTTTCCACTCTCGCCTTTAGCTACCCCGAGACCCCTAACAAACCAGCACGTGAACAGCTTTTTAAGGACCAACTCAAAGAACTCATTTTGCTTTGCTGGACCGAGGCAGGCGGCAAACTACCTTCTAAAAATAGCAGTCAAGGTGTCAATAGTGCGCGCTTTAGCAGCTGCTTAAACCAAAATAGTTCTTATGCTGGCGCAATTGGTCTGCCGCAGTTCATGCCCGGAAGTATTCGCAACTTTGCAATAGATGGCGATGGTGATGGACGGATTGATCTTAAAAATAGTCCCAAAGATGCCATTGCTAGCGTTGCCAGCTTCATGAAAAAACATGGCTGGCAAGCAGGTATGCCGATTTCATTTCCAGTTCAAGTCAATGGCATTGAAGCCGCCAAGCAGTTGGCTGATGGCGAGCCCCAATTGAAATTCACTGTGCAGGAATTAATTGATAAGGGCATCCTAACCAAACAACAAGGCGACCTACAAAGTGGTGGCGTAGAACCGCAAAGCAAAGCCTTCATTATTGACTTGCCATACCCTGATAAAGATGGCACTGACCAAGTGCAATATTTTGTTGGCTTAAATAATTTTCTGACGATTGTTCAATACAACCGTAGTTATTTTTATGCGCAAAGCGTTGCTGAGTTTGCAGAGGCCTTGGGATACAAAAATCAGAGTGCAGTACCAGTAGAAAGCCTAAGCAAAAATGTAGGGGCTAAAGCTGCTACCGAAAAATCCAAGGCTAAGAAATCAAGCCAAAAGAAAAAAGCTAAATCTACTTAA
- the cysM gene encoding cysteine synthase CysM: MSKPSYLTISQTVGNTPLVRLQRIPGLENENRNNVILGKLEGNNPAGSVKDRPALSMISRAQERGEIKPGDTLIEATSGNTGIALAMTAAMLGYKMILVMPENQSIERRQSMAAYGAELILTAASGGMEFARDYALQLQREGRGRLLDQFANPDNPRAHIETTGPEIWRDTDGQVTHFVSAMGTTGTITGVSTYLKSMNPAIQIIGAQPEDGSQIPGIRKWAPEYLPKIYQGDKVDLIEYVSQADAEEMARRLAVEEGIFCGISAGGALVVALRIARQVENATIVFIVCDRGDRYLSTGVFPA, from the coding sequence ATGAGCAAACCTTCCTACCTAACTATTTCACAGACAGTGGGCAATACGCCTTTGGTTCGTTTACAGCGTATTCCTGGTCTGGAAAACGAGAATCGCAACAATGTCATTCTGGGTAAGTTAGAGGGGAATAATCCAGCGGGGTCGGTTAAAGACCGACCTGCGCTGTCGATGATCTCTCGCGCACAAGAGCGTGGCGAAATTAAACCTGGCGATACATTAATCGAAGCCACTAGCGGCAACACCGGAATTGCATTGGCAATGACTGCAGCGATGCTGGGTTACAAAATGATTTTAGTGATGCCAGAAAACCAAAGCATTGAGCGCCGTCAAAGTATGGCGGCTTATGGCGCTGAACTCATTTTGACGGCAGCTTCTGGTGGTATGGAGTTTGCTAGAGATTACGCTCTGCAATTGCAACGAGAAGGTCGAGGCAGATTGCTTGATCAGTTTGCTAATCCAGATAATCCAAGAGCACATATTGAAACTACTGGCCCAGAAATTTGGCGCGATACCGATGGTCAGGTTACTCATTTTGTTTCAGCGATGGGGACTACCGGCACCATTACTGGAGTGTCAACGTATCTGAAGTCTATGAATCCTGCGATTCAGATCATCGGAGCACAGCCTGAGGATGGTTCACAAATTCCGGGAATTCGTAAATGGGCTCCTGAGTATTTACCCAAGATCTATCAAGGCGATAAGGTTGATCTTATTGAATATGTGTCTCAAGCAGATGCTGAAGAGATGGCGCGTCGTCTCGCTGTTGAGGAGGGAATCTTCTGTGGTATCTCTGCCGGCGGCGCCCTAGTAGTCGCCTTGCGCATTGCGCGTCAAGTTGAAAATGCCACGATCGTATTTATTGTTTGCGACCGCGGAGACCGCTACCTATCTACTGGGGTGTTTCCTGCTTAA
- a CDS encoding helix-hairpin-helix domain-containing protein has translation MTQYLNLGRFNRLFKALAVSTVLAASSLSAYASPINVNTATQSELESIKGIGPSKAKTIIAERLDGGHFQDANDLQKRVRGIGMKSVEKMVDNGLTIEAPSSFREPNGRTKKEGSTSSRRHSRNQAGHRNQPERAGAGRRN, from the coding sequence ATGACTCAATATTTGAACTTAGGTAGATTTAACAGATTATTCAAGGCGCTTGCTGTGTCCACAGTATTGGCTGCGAGTTCTCTATCAGCTTATGCCTCACCGATTAATGTCAACACCGCTACTCAATCAGAATTGGAGAGTATTAAGGGAATTGGCCCTTCTAAAGCCAAAACCATCATTGCTGAACGTTTAGATGGCGGACACTTTCAAGATGCTAATGATTTGCAAAAGCGTGTTCGTGGTATCGGCATGAAATCCGTGGAGAAAATGGTGGATAACGGTTTGACGATCGAAGCCCCAAGCTCTTTTCGGGAGCCGAATGGCCGAACCAAAAAGGAGGGTAGCACCTCTAGCAGACGTCATTCTCGTAATCAAGCTGGTCATCGCAATCAGCCGGAGCGTGCGGGAGCAGGTCGCAGAAATTAA
- a CDS encoding CHAT domain-containing tetratricopeptide repeat protein: MRKLVFIPSLLISFSILFFSSHSYAVSAKDEVDVENIKAPPRDVKDILKLVEQTKPDLAIVERAQKIVATPLPTSQDNEVLNHFYTRRSAAFEDLGNSGEALKNLEIAVNKYPSTNPRLHLNDLINLSVLENSAGKQSAAIALIQKAQAYQLSALPNLNGYQITMGRLLTTYYVNSGNFDAAKKALDAMEGTLSVLKRSRGYMEYGPIWESGYESARGIYFSGQGQWLESERALRKTLHILETQYQIVKNSSKKIDVVGDDVRAPTDATNNPRVYVTQISNRELNLANVLLRQRKLIDAEFYARKSITLSLSSFGSNSIEVARGLRSLATIVNEQGRYSEAVLLSRLAVSTVKAAGATGANSTLASAQKSLGSALVADGKYAEANQVFDEMAAAIKTDPEMAKSYQFGDLDWVLAMLKTGKANQANEMVGNMLQRQELTADKSSPRLAMIRAFDAASLQADNKWSEADAAYKLSMPILIDQARNDAENDTTSIKQQQRMTFLLESYLALLAHTAKTDPSQAPLAAAQAFQVADIARGSGVQRALTASAARASIKDPQLASLARQEQDLQRRINTLSELLTGLRSASPDQQLPAVQAKIRSDLETFKSQRESLKKEIEKKFPDYAELVEPKPASIERTQRLLKADEVLISWYFAENVGYVWAISKQGTPKFSQLAIGRKQMAKEVSQLRKALDPGVSTIDEIPPFDVALAYKLYQQILAPVEDGFKGKKVMLVVPHAELGQLPISLLVTQATAQPSKGGPIAFVGYKTVPWLTRDIAVAQVPSVTALTALRSLPEGNPNRKNFIGFGDPYFSGAQEKSAQKNNATQLATRGIPLKLRSAPKTAGVSSAELALLPRLPDTSLEIQEIGRAVGAQPEDIFLHKQASVKQVTSMDLSDRKVIMFSTHGLVPGELNGLTQPALAMSSPEVTGDQDDGLLTMDKVIALKLDADWVVLSACNTAAGEGSGSEAVSGLGRAFFFAGAKALLVSNWPVDSVASRTMMTDLFKNQQKAQGTSKAELLRQAMLNQIDQGGMKEGGNMKYAYAHPLFWAPFVVVGD, translated from the coding sequence TTTATTCCATCGTTATTAATAAGCTTCAGCATTCTGTTTTTTTCAAGTCATTCCTATGCAGTGTCCGCAAAAGATGAGGTGGATGTTGAAAATATTAAAGCACCCCCAAGGGATGTTAAAGATATCCTAAAGCTTGTAGAGCAAACCAAGCCAGACTTAGCGATTGTCGAGCGCGCACAAAAGATAGTAGCAACCCCACTGCCAACTTCTCAAGATAATGAGGTTTTAAATCATTTTTATACAAGACGTTCTGCGGCGTTTGAGGATTTAGGAAATAGTGGCGAGGCTTTAAAAAACCTCGAAATCGCAGTTAATAAATACCCCTCTACCAATCCTCGACTTCATCTAAATGATTTGATTAATTTAAGCGTCTTAGAAAATTCTGCCGGGAAACAGTCTGCAGCTATTGCGCTAATTCAAAAAGCTCAGGCATATCAACTATCTGCATTGCCAAACTTGAATGGCTACCAAATAACGATGGGTAGGCTGTTGACTACTTATTATGTTAATTCTGGAAATTTTGATGCTGCCAAAAAAGCACTCGATGCCATGGAGGGTACGTTAAGTGTTTTAAAAAGGTCTCGTGGTTATATGGAATATGGCCCTATTTGGGAAAGCGGGTACGAGAGTGCTCGCGGAATTTATTTTTCGGGGCAAGGCCAATGGCTTGAGAGTGAGCGTGCTCTTAGAAAAACCTTGCATATACTTGAGACTCAATATCAAATAGTTAAAAATAGTTCAAAAAAAATTGATGTTGTCGGAGATGATGTTAGAGCTCCTACAGATGCAACAAATAATCCACGTGTTTATGTCACGCAAATTTCGAATCGTGAGTTGAATTTAGCCAATGTCTTGCTGAGACAGAGAAAATTAATTGATGCGGAGTTCTACGCCAGAAAATCAATTACGCTTTCTTTATCCAGCTTTGGCTCAAACTCAATTGAAGTTGCCCGTGGTCTTAGAAGTCTTGCGACTATAGTCAATGAGCAGGGAAGGTATTCTGAGGCAGTTCTTTTATCTAGATTGGCCGTTAGTACCGTTAAAGCTGCTGGCGCAACAGGCGCCAATAGCACTCTCGCATCAGCGCAAAAGTCTCTTGGTTCAGCGCTTGTCGCGGATGGAAAATATGCAGAGGCCAATCAAGTCTTTGATGAGATGGCTGCCGCCATTAAAACAGACCCAGAAATGGCAAAAAGCTATCAATTTGGAGATCTTGATTGGGTTTTGGCGATGTTAAAAACCGGTAAGGCTAATCAAGCCAATGAGATGGTGGGTAACATGCTTCAGCGGCAGGAACTCACTGCTGATAAGAGTTCTCCACGATTGGCTATGATTCGGGCATTTGATGCTGCAAGTTTGCAGGCAGACAATAAATGGAGTGAAGCGGATGCTGCTTATAAGTTATCTATGCCCATTTTGATTGATCAAGCGCGAAATGATGCGGAGAATGACACAACCAGTATCAAACAGCAACAAAGAATGACTTTTTTATTAGAAAGTTATTTGGCTTTATTGGCTCACACAGCAAAAACCGATCCTAGTCAGGCACCATTAGCTGCAGCTCAAGCTTTTCAGGTCGCAGATATTGCTCGGGGTAGCGGTGTTCAAAGGGCGCTTACTGCTAGCGCTGCTCGAGCAAGTATTAAAGACCCTCAGTTGGCTAGCCTTGCAAGGCAGGAACAGGATCTACAAAGGCGCATTAATACTCTTTCTGAATTATTGACTGGCTTACGTTCGGCTTCACCCGATCAACAACTACCGGCTGTTCAAGCAAAAATTCGTTCAGATTTAGAAACATTTAAATCTCAACGTGAATCTCTTAAAAAAGAGATTGAGAAAAAATTCCCTGATTATGCAGAGCTTGTTGAGCCAAAGCCGGCATCTATTGAGCGAACTCAAAGACTTTTAAAGGCTGATGAAGTTTTGATATCTTGGTATTTCGCAGAAAATGTGGGATACGTATGGGCGATAAGCAAACAAGGCACACCTAAATTTTCTCAGTTAGCCATTGGCAGAAAGCAAATGGCAAAAGAAGTATCTCAATTACGCAAGGCACTTGATCCTGGTGTATCGACAATCGATGAGATTCCACCATTTGATGTTGCTTTGGCATACAAACTTTATCAGCAGATTTTGGCGCCCGTAGAGGATGGATTTAAAGGTAAAAAAGTGATGTTGGTAGTGCCGCATGCTGAGCTCGGTCAGCTGCCAATATCCCTGCTGGTTACACAGGCAACAGCTCAACCAAGCAAGGGCGGCCCAATTGCCTTTGTGGGATACAAGACTGTCCCATGGTTAACAAGGGATATTGCGGTGGCGCAGGTACCATCCGTTACTGCATTAACTGCCCTTCGTAGTCTTCCAGAGGGAAATCCTAACCGTAAAAATTTTATTGGCTTTGGAGACCCTTACTTTAGTGGCGCGCAAGAGAAAAGTGCGCAAAAAAATAACGCTACACAGTTGGCTACTCGTGGGATACCGTTGAAATTACGAAGTGCTCCAAAGACTGCTGGCGTTAGTTCAGCAGAGTTGGCTCTTCTCCCGCGCTTGCCAGACACTAGTTTGGAAATTCAAGAAATTGGTAGAGCGGTCGGCGCTCAACCTGAAGATATCTTTTTGCATAAGCAAGCTAGCGTCAAGCAAGTAACATCTATGGATTTATCGGATCGTAAAGTGATTATGTTTTCTACTCACGGTTTAGTCCCCGGTGAATTAAATGGTTTGACTCAGCCCGCATTGGCAATGTCTTCACCAGAGGTTACTGGCGACCAAGATGATGGTCTGTTAACAATGGATAAGGTCATTGCCTTGAAGTTGGATGCTGATTGGGTTGTACTATCTGCCTGCAACACCGCAGCTGGAGAGGGGTCAGGATCTGAGGCGGTATCTGGCCTAGGAAGGGCTTTCTTCTTTGCGGGTGCTAAAGCACTTTTAGTATCCAATTGGCCGGTTGATTCAGTTGCTTCCAGGACAATGATGACTGATTTATTTAAAAATCAGCAAAAGGCCCAGGGCACTAGCAAGGCTGAGCTGTTGAGACAAGCCATGCTCAATCAAATTGATCAAGGCGGCATGAAAGAGGGCGGTAATATGAAGTACGCCTATGCCCACCCTTTATTTTGGGCTCCGTTTGTAGTGGTTGGCGATTGA